The Ahaetulla prasina isolate Xishuangbanna chromosome 5, ASM2864084v1, whole genome shotgun sequence genomic sequence CAAAGTGCATTATAAGTGGTTTCTCAAATTCAttccacgtgatcttgattctatcactcTGTTTAGGCATGCATAGATATAAAGTGATCTCTTCGGGGTCTTTTCAGGGTCCTTATCAAAACCACAATATacatactacatccagtttggcAGCAGCTGCCATATATTTGCAAAAATGTTTTCTACGTGTACAAATTTTAACACTTGAAGTATAAGCTCAGAGTCTGGTATAGAAAATTCTTGGGAGGATAAAAGTAGACTCCGGAGAGGAGACTGGAtttcttaatatatatatttttttacagttttaaaaagAATTGACATCTTTCCAACCAAGGGAGAAAattgatatttatatattttttttaattttaaagcaacaTTCACCTTTTTGTCCTCTAGTTTAGAtaacattcttttttgttttttttttgtttattacatattttcattaatttaaaaaaaaacaaacctattgCAAGCTTGTGAAGGAAGTCATTTGGTCAGCACCCAAACAACTATCGGCTCCTAAGCACCTTCCCCAACGCACGTGAAGGGAAAACAAAGAGGACCGGTTACATTGCTAGCCATAACATGAACATAAGTTCTTGCATGCGTCTCCGATGAATCTCGTCCAGGCGCTGCTGAAGCTGAGGAAGTGTTTGTTTGATTCTTGCGCAAAATGGCACCGGGCACTGGTTCTCCTGGCAATCCGTAGCGTGGTAGCAGCAAAGAGCAACGAGATATTTGCAAGATGGACATCCTCCGTTGACTCTGCGTTCGCAACCTTCGTGGTGCCGGACAAATCCCTTCATAGTTTGACAAGATGGTGCTGAACAGTTGGCATTATCACACTCGCAGGCATGAAGTAAAGATTGGCTGCGGCACTGGATATTCGGACAAAGTGAACCTCCACGGTTCTGAGTGGCGGCTGCCTGTTGGGTGTTGCTCTCATCATCGAGGCCCGGTTTCTCCATATTTTGCTCAGGGTTTTCAGGGTTATTGCGGGCAACGCCCAAGTCATCATCCTAAACACAGAAATTATTATAGTCAGTAGCAGCAATGTGGCATTAAAATGAAGTCGAGGTACCGTACGAGACAGGCAATATTATTATAGGTGGGCCATTGATTctatttaagatgggtggactccaactctcagtattccccagctagcattctAGAATTAAACTGATAATACTGAATTTATACAGCTCCATCCTGACCTTATTTAGGTCAGGATGGAGCTGTAGGACTGTgacttttttgcttgtatccttacgatttatattaattgtttcctgattgcttatttgtactctatgactatcattaagtgttgtactttatgattcttgatgaacgtatcttttcttttatgtacactgagagcaccaagacaaattccttgtgtgtccaatcacacttggccaataaagaattctattctattctaatctattctattgtattccattccattaattctattctattctattctattctattctattcacagttTATTCAATTAAACTATAGGTTCAAACCCAGCCATTTCTACTTTCTAGAAATAATACATGAATGTTCCTACCAGAATGGTATAAGCAACGTATGAAAGCCATCATTCACATGAGAAAATCATTGACAAATCTATTTTTCTGACCACTTCTCAACAAAAGGAGCCTACAGCAACACACCTCTTGAAGTAGCGgcatgcaaaatgttttgaatttgaaCGGATTTGAATTCAAAATGTCACCTCAAGTTCCAAATTGCTCTTTTGATGCAAAACGATTTGAATCAAAAAAGttgaaaatttcattttaatctccaaaataaatgttttgcatctgggtggatttgatttaaatcaggggtctccaaccttggcaactttaagacttgtggacttcaactctgggagttgaagtccacaagtcttaaagttgccaagattggagactcctgatttaaatcataatttttaaagagcaacagtCATCTCTATCCCGCAGCAGCTCATTTGACCTGCTCTTGACTCATGGCTGGTCTCGCCCTCCCATTAAAGGTGAGGGACATGGCAGGTAGCAGGTGAGTGCTCCTTAATATcatatttataagctgcttagaaggtttccctttcatttttactacttgcccttcctcctcacacttaatgcctggtggtacagatgcctttctcttcaaacaatcatacagtttgtagggtacatagatttgcaaaaatccgttctaaagaaaaaaacaacccaatttttattattttttaatatcaatttttatAGCGATCCTGTTTTGCATTCAATGCAATCATTTGGGTCTTGAAAAGTAGCATTTCAAAGTCATGTTATTTTGCCTCTACAATGTTTTGCAAAATGCAAGGTTCAAGACACAGAGCCAATATAATTTTTTCTCTCACATATTCTATTATTAGTGCTACTCTTAAgaaaaggggacgcggtggctcagaggctaagatgctaagcttgtcgatcgaaaggtcggcagttcagcagttcgaatctctagtgctgccgtgtaacgggatgttacttgtcccgttacttgtcccagcttctgccaacctagcagtttgaaagcatgtaaaaatgcaagtagaaaaaatagggaccacctttgttgggaaggtaacagcattacatgcgcctttggcgttgagtcatgccggctacatgaccacggagacgtcttcggacagcactggctcttcggctttgaaatggagatgagcactgctcactagagtcgggaacgactagcacatgtgtgcgaggggaacctttaccttttactcttAAGAACGATAATTATTAGCCTTTGGAGTAATTTTTAACGCTTGCAATGAGATAAATTATTAACTTATTGCTTCATGCACAATCATCCTACATATGGAAAACCTTCCACATTTATAAATTCAGGCAGCTGTTTTGAATAATGTACTATACCTAGACTCCTATAGACTTCAGGGTTATTATACAGTTCACACCCATGTAAAATTTATCCTTAACATGCACTGATGAGGTTATGTATAGGTTTGTGTTGtatttattatagaatagaatataatttttttttattggccaagtgtgattggacacacaaggaatttgtcttggtgcgtacgctctcagtgtacataaaagaaaagataccttcatcaaggtacaacatttacaacacaaatgatggtcaatatatcaatataaatcataaggattgccagcaacaagttatagtcatacagtcataagtggaaagagattggtgatgggaactatgaaacgattaatagtagtgcagattcagtaaatagtctgacagtgttgatggaattatttgtttagcagagtgatggccttcgggaaaaaactgttcttgtgtctagttgttctggtgtgcagtgctctatagcatcgttttgagggtaggagttgaaacagtttatgtccaggatgcgagggatctgcaaatattttcacggccctcttcttgattcgtgcagtatacaggtcctcaatggaaggcaggttggtagcaattattttaattatgtttcATCTGCAAACATGTTGGAAGCATCTGGCAAGACAGATCCTAAAGGATGGCACTTTGAAACTGTATTTTTCATTGGCAATATTTCAAAGTAAAAACTTTGACATACCTTGTTCATTGCTCCAGGCTGTGGACCTCTAAGGCTCGCCTGCCCTCCCATTTGAGGAGAACCTTGCTGTGATGTCTCTGCAATTAGAGTATCAGCATTTCCCATTCCTGGATTCAGGTATGACATATTGGAACATCCTCTTCCATCCGTAGCTTGTTCTTGCGTCATTCCTTGCCCATTTCCTGCAGACAAGACAGGATTCGTGCCAGCATTTATTCCCATTCCAGACTGACTTACTGGACTATTTACTGTTGGCATCATTCCTGCAGTGGACTGCGTTGACGGATCTTGATTTGGCCCACCTGTACCCATCCCCAAATTTGGATATGTCACTGCAGCCTTCAGAAGCAGCATTCCAAATTACCTAATggaggggtctacaaacttggctcttttaagacttgtggacttcaactcccagagttcctcagccagcaaagctaagcaaagcaaagctggctgaggaattctgggacttgaagttcacaagtcttaaaagagccaagtttgcagacccctgacataATGTATGCAACCAGTATTCAGACAAACATATACAGCCTCTTTATCAAATACAATCCGCCATTTCCTCCTGCATTTATATATGCAATACGAAACAAATTCAATGAACAAATCTGGCTACCATTAATAAGCGGAATGTCTACATTTTTGGCTGAAGGATTCCAGTTAATTTCTTCTGATAAAATGAATTAAAGTAACTATTGCACAGACTAATCCTaaactcaggaaaaaaaacacaatttttcTTTTGCAATCAATTTATTCTTTACAGGGATATAGGTGCCTgaacttatttacatatttatttacataaatattcacagacccctcgcatcctggacataaactgtttcaactcctaccctcaagacgatgctatagagcactgcacaccagaacaactagacaggaaagttttttccccgaaggccatcactctgctaaacaaataattctctcaacactgtcaaactagttattaaatctgcactactattaatcttctcattgttcccatcacccatctccttctacttatgactgtaactttgttgtttgtatccttacaatttatactgatagtttcctgattgcttatttgtagcctatgactatcattaaatgttgtatcattaagtgttaaatttgaaccctctgaccatcattaagtgttgtaagtgttttactttgatgaaggtatcttttcttttatgtacactgagagcatatgcaccaagacaaattccttgtgtgtccaatcacacttggccaataaaaaattctattctattctattctattctat encodes the following:
- the LOC131200116 gene encoding histone acetyltransferase p300-like isoform X2 gives rise to the protein MAEKVVESGSPSAKKPKLSSQPLSVSASDGTGNGQGMTQEQATDGRGCSNMSYLNPGMGNADTLIAETSQQGSPQMGGQASLRGPQPGAMNKDDDLGVARNNPENPEQNMEKPGLDDESNTQQAAATQNRGGSLCPNIQCRSQSLLHACECDNANCSAPSCQTMKGFVRHHEGCERRVNGGCPSCKYLVALCCYHATDCQENQCPVPFCARIKQTLPQLQQRLDEIHRRRMQELMFMLWLAM